One Haloarchaeobius amylolyticus genomic window, GAGGCGGGGCGCGATGGCCCGGCCCTTCTCCTCGTCGGTGAGGTAGGCGGGGTGGCCGGCGACGAGGATGCGCCGGATGTCCTCGGGGAGGGTCCGGGCCAGCGAGTCGTCGCCGAGGGGGTCGAACCCGTCGGCGCGGACCGGCGTGGTGACCATGACCTGCGAGTGCTCGGCGAGGTCACGCAGGACCGACGCGTCGGGCAGGTGCTCGCGACCCTCGTAATCGACCGCGAGCATGTCCACGTCGAGGCCGACGGCTGCCGAGATGTCGACCTCCTTGGGCTTGAGCGCGACACCGTCCAGTCCGGTCTTCGGCAGGGTGACGCCTCTTGTCAGCAATCTCCGACACCTCCGCTACAGCAACAGAATAGTTGACTATCGGGCGAGTGGAACTCGATCCATCGTCTGGGCGACCATGTACTGATAGGCAGGCCAGCATCCGGCATAAGCGTGTCGGAGCACACGAAGTATCGCCGTGGGAAGCCGATACCCGCACCGTCACGCTGTCACCCGGAACTCACTCCGGCGACCACTCGCACGACGCCCCGTACGTGAGCTGCTCGTCGTCGATGTACGCCGCGAGACAGGCGTAGTTGCAGAACGGTTTCTCGCCCTCGCGTCCGGCTTCGACCTCGCGGACGTACACCGGGTCGTGGCGCTCGACGTCGCTCTCACAGTAGACGCAGGTGGTGGGCACGGTACTCGGAGAGAGGACCGCGACGGGCAAGAAACCCGCCACGAGGGCAAAACCCCTGGCCTCAGGGAAGCGAGTACGTCGCGACCAGTTCCAGCGCCTCCTCGTCCGGCCCGGCGGCCTCGGGCTGTGCCACGACCGAGAACGCCCAGTGGCCGCGTTCGAGGTCGACTCGGTCGACGACGGTCTCGCCGGCGACCCCCTCGCGGTTCGGGCCGAGCAGCCAGCTGTACCGCGCCGACGGCCGGAGCCGGGCCTGCACCGGCCAGCGCTGGGCCGGGGCGACCCGGGTCCACCCGGTCCCGGTCCACTCGTAGAGGGTCCAGGAGTTGACGCCGACGAGCCACGGCGCATCGGTCGTGTTCTCCACGACGACCCGGACCGAGTCGACCCGCGTCTCTGCCCCGACCGAGGTCTCGACCGTGACGGTCATCGGAGCCTCCTCGCCCGGGCAGACCGTCCGGTCGGCCGCGGCCTCGAACGACGGACAGGCTGCTGGCTGCGGGTCGGACTGTCCCAGGCCGTAGGCCACCAGCGGACTCGCGAGTGCGGCGGCCGCCCCGAGTTCGGCGAGGACTGCGCGGCGATTCACGGAAGCGGGTTCCGGGCCGGGAGAGAAAGGGTTTGCGTCGGGTGTCGCGTCGGTCTGTCGGTTGCCCTGCCGAGACGCCTCAGATGCGGCGGTCCAGCCGCATCGGCGCGCGCCAGTCGGTCGTCAACTCGAGCAACTGCACGAGGATCCGCCCGGTCGCACCCCAGACGGTATAGCCGTCGACGTGGAAGTAGTGGATGACGATTTCGCCGTAGTGCGGGTGGTCGCGGTGCTCGTACTCGTAGTTCTCGTCGTCGAGCAGGGCCGCGACCGGCAGGACCGCGACCTCGGCGACCTCGCGCTCGTTCGGGTCGTACTCGCGGTCGGGCGCCATGCCGACGAAGGGCGTCACGGCGTACTCGGTTATGGTCCGGATGTCGTCGAGGCGGCCGACGAGGTCGACCTCGTCGGGGTGGAGCCCGATCTCCTCGTAGGCCTCGCGGAGTGCGGTCTCCCGGATGTCGACGTCCCCCGGCTCGTTGCCGCCGCCGGGGAAGCTCATCTGCCCGGGGTGTTTGCCGAGGTGGTCGGCGCGCTTCGTGAACAGCAGGTGGTACTCGCCGTCCCGTTCGATGACGGGGATGAGCACCCCGGCATCGTGTTTCTGGTCTCCGATGGGGCGGGGTGTGAACTCGGCGACGCGACGCAGGTCCATCGAGCAGACATACGCACCAGAAATGTAAAGCATTCACCCTCCCTGTGAGGTTTCCACTCCGGCTCAGAGCCGGGCGTCGAGCCGGTTACGGATGCCGGTGCAGTCCACCGGCGCCCACGCCTCGAGGTCGTAGCTCACGTCGACCAGTTCGCGCATGCGGTCGGTGTCGCCGCCGGCGAGGGCCGCGGTCGCCTCGTCGTCGAGGGTCTCCCGGACGGCCTCGCCGAGTGCCTCGCGGTCCACGTCGCGGGGCTCGACGTCCATGATGTGGGGCAGGTCCTCGCTGTGGGGCGGTTGCTCGGGGAACGCCCGCGGCCCGGCGACCAGCAGGGGTTTCTCGGCGGCGTCGCTCTCGTACTCGACCAGATGGTAGCTCGAGATGGCCGAATCGAGCGTCTCGCCGGCGTCGGCGCCGTCCAGTTCCTCGCCCTCGCGGTAGGCGAGTTCGGAGAGCGCCTCGTACAGTTCGTCCCGGGTGAGCCCGCCGAACAGCTCCACGACACCGGCGAGTTCGTCCTCACTGACGCGCATAGGTGACCAGATGTCACCGAGAACAAAGATTCATTCGACTACCCGGGCCGTCGCCTCGGCCGCGGCGGCCGCCACGTCCCCGGGGGTGAGGGGAGCGTCTGCCCACGCCGGCAGCCGGGTGTCGACGGCGGGTTCGACGACCGCGTCGGCGTAGGTCGCGACCTGCTCGCGCTCGCCGGCCGCGTCGAAGTCGAGGCCGTTGAACCGTGCGTCGGCGGCGTACTGCCGGACCAGCGCGGTCGCGGCCTGCTCGTAGCGCGCGGGCAGCGTCTCGAAGTCGGGGTCGATGCCGTGGTCGGCGAGCGCGTTGAACAGCGCCTGCCCGACCTGCGTCGACATGTCCGAGAGGCCGGTCGGGCCCGACACGGAGCGATGGTCGTGCTCGTGGCGGCCGAGGTCGACCTGGGCGGTTCCCTCGAAGCCGGCGTGTTCGTAGGTGTCGGCGAGGACGCCCACCTCCAGCCCGAAGGCGCGCTGGGCGCGAACCTGCCGGGCGAGGTCGGCCGTCATGGCGAACTCGCCGGCCAGCGCGTACCGGAAGGATTCGAGGTAGTCGAGGAACGGGTGGTCGTGGGCGTCGTCGAGCGCCCGGACCAGCGGCGTGTAGAACAGCCGGAAGAGCCGGCCGTACAGCCGGTTGTTCTCGACGCGGGCGTAGTAGCCCTTCGAGAAGTCGAAGCCCTGGTCGAGCGGGGAGAGCAGTCGCGGGACGTGGGACTCGCTGTAGGTCTTCGCGTCGGCGTCGTGGACGACGACGTAGTCGGCGCGCTCGGCGGCGAGGCCGAGGGCCAGCCAGACGTCCCGGCCCTTGCCGAACCCGTTCTCCAGGCCGTGCTCGTGCAGGAGGTCCGAGACGGCGTCGGCCGAGCACCACAGCAGGTCCACGTCGAGGTCGAACGAGCCGAGCCACTCGTGGAAGTCGGGCACCCGTTCGGCGGGCGCGCGGAGGGGGACGATGACGGCGGCGGGGTCGACCGCGGCGAGCGTCGAGAGCACCTGCTCGGCGGCGAGGCCGGCGTACTCCCGTTCGGTCATGGGGACCACGACGGCGGTCCGGTCGGTCGGCGCGTCCGGCCGGGGGTTCGTGAGGTCGTGGAGCGTCGCGATCCGCTCCTGGACGTACTCCATCATCCGGGGGTCGGGACCGGAGTCTAAAAACGACCGCGACTTGGGACACGGGTTGCCGACTTTCACGATACCGCACCGGTCCGGAAGCGGGTCAGGACGCGCCGGTCGGCAGCCGGTCGAGCCGGTAGAGGACGAGCAGGCCCGCGAGGATGCAGAACAGGAGGACCGCGAACCCGCGGTAGACCAGGTCGTACCGCACGCCGAGGTCGACGAGGGTCCCGACCGTCACGCTGCCGGCGGCCTGGAAGATCATCATCGAGCCGGAGTAGATGGCGTAGGCCGACGCCCGGTTCTCGTCGGGCAGCGAGTCCAGCAGGAACGTGTCCATCGCCGGGAAGGCACTGTGGATGACGTAGCCGAGGACGACCGTGACGAGGACGATGGGCAGGAACCCCGAGACGTACGTCAGCGCGAGCAGGCAGGTCGCGAACGCGCCGAGGACCGCGAGCAGCAGGGGCACGTGGGGGATGCGGTCGGCGAGGTCGCCCGTGAGGAAGAACGCGGGGACGCCCGCGAGGAACACCAGCGTCAGCAGGGTGCGTCCCTGGGCGGGCGCGAGCCCCTTCGCGACCGAGAGGTACCGGACGTAGAGGTTGAACAGGCCGTTCCAGACGAACCCGGTACCACCGAGCACGACGAAGCCGGTCAGGATGATGCGCCACTGGCGCTTCAGCGCGACGAGCAGGTCCCGGTCGGCCGCGCCCGCGGTCGGCATCGCGGACCGGCGAGCCACCAGGTAGAACGCGACGGTCGTCACGGCCGCCACGACCGCGATGGTGAGTATCACCACGCGCCAGGCCGCGAGGTCGCCGAGCGCGGGCACCTGCCACGAACTCTGGACCAGTACCAGCCCGACGAACAGCGGGGCGGCCACCGCCGCGAGCTGGCTCGACATCCCGTGGATGCCGATGGCCCGGCCGACGCGCTCGGGGAACAGCTCGCTGACGAGGGGGTTCGCGGCGATGAAGTACGCGCCGCTGGCCAGCCCCATCAGGAACGCGCCGAGGTAGACCATGGTGAGCGAGTCGGCGAACGCGGTGAACGTCGTCGCGGCCGTGAGGACCACCCCGGTCCCCAGCACCACCCGGTGTCGTGGCACCCGCGTCAGCAGGTAGCCCGTCGGGATGCGCGGGAGCGCGCTGCCGACCCACGCCAGCGTCGCGATGAGCCCGACCGCCCCCTCCGAGGAGATGGTGAAGGCCGCCCGGAAGGGGTCGAGCAGCGGCGCGAAGACGACGC contains:
- a CDS encoding NUDIX hydrolase, which produces MDLRRVAEFTPRPIGDQKHDAGVLIPVIERDGEYHLLFTKRADHLGKHPGQMSFPGGGNEPGDVDIRETALREAYEEIGLHPDEVDLVGRLDDIRTITEYAVTPFVGMAPDREYDPNEREVAEVAVLPVAALLDDENYEYEHRDHPHYGEIVIHYFHVDGYTVWGATGRILVQLLELTTDWRAPMRLDRRI
- a CDS encoding DUF7109 family protein, with the translated sequence MRVSEDELAGVVELFGGLTRDELYEALSELAYREGEELDGADAGETLDSAISSYHLVEYESDAAEKPLLVAGPRAFPEQPPHSEDLPHIMDVEPRDVDREALGEAVRETLDDEATAALAGGDTDRMRELVDVSYDLEAWAPVDCTGIRNRLDARL
- a CDS encoding glycosyl transferase family 2, translated to MEYVQERIATLHDLTNPRPDAPTDRTAVVVPMTEREYAGLAAEQVLSTLAAVDPAAVIVPLRAPAERVPDFHEWLGSFDLDVDLLWCSADAVSDLLHEHGLENGFGKGRDVWLALGLAAERADYVVVHDADAKTYSESHVPRLLSPLDQGFDFSKGYYARVENNRLYGRLFRLFYTPLVRALDDAHDHPFLDYLESFRYALAGEFAMTADLARQVRAQRAFGLEVGVLADTYEHAGFEGTAQVDLGRHEHDHRSVSGPTGLSDMSTQVGQALFNALADHGIDPDFETLPARYEQAATALVRQYAADARFNGLDFDAAGEREQVATYADAVVEPAVDTRLPAWADAPLTPGDVAAAAAEATARVVE
- a CDS encoding MFS transporter → MVFLVNFARVVFAPLLDPFRAAFTISSEGAVGLIATLAWVGSALPRIPTGYLLTRVPRHRVVLGTGVVLTAATTFTAFADSLTMVYLGAFLMGLASGAYFIAANPLVSELFPERVGRAIGIHGMSSQLAAVAAPLFVGLVLVQSSWQVPALGDLAAWRVVILTIAVVAAVTTVAFYLVARRSAMPTAGAADRDLLVALKRQWRIILTGFVVLGGTGFVWNGLFNLYVRYLSVAKGLAPAQGRTLLTLVFLAGVPAFFLTGDLADRIPHVPLLLAVLGAFATCLLALTYVSGFLPIVLVTVVLGYVIHSAFPAMDTFLLDSLPDENRASAYAIYSGSMMIFQAAGSVTVGTLVDLGVRYDLVYRGFAVLLFCILAGLLVLYRLDRLPTGAS